A single region of the Candidatus Coatesbacteria bacterium genome encodes:
- a CDS encoding methyltransferase domain-containing protein has translation MTRERREEILGALHCRRLLDLASGSGDFILKLIEAGAALKGIVAVDIDHRWLDEGRGRPRGRTVHRLVADGRRLPFTQSSFDCVSIANGMHHFEDPATVLREARRVLNPGGRLLIDEISSSGLAPAQANRHAYHTLSAELDRATGSVHHPALTDDEITDLVETAGFSIQRGISYTPLFEGDYTAHINLRLNRLEERIRDAALDDARRADFLRCLTELRRAIRRRGVQPQPQFICLARSG, from the coding sequence ATGACGCGCGAACGCAGAGAAGAAATCCTCGGCGCTCTGCACTGCCGACGCCTCCTCGATCTGGCCTCGGGCAGCGGCGACTTTATCCTCAAACTGATCGAAGCCGGGGCGGCCCTCAAAGGCATCGTCGCCGTGGATATCGACCACCGCTGGCTCGACGAGGGCCGGGGACGCCCGCGCGGCCGGACCGTCCACCGCCTGGTCGCCGACGGCCGCCGCCTGCCCTTCACCCAATCGAGCTTCGACTGCGTCAGCATCGCCAACGGCATGCACCACTTCGAAGATCCCGCCACCGTGCTGCGCGAGGCCCGCCGGGTCCTGAACCCCGGCGGCCGCCTGCTGATCGACGAGATCAGCTCCTCGGGGCTGGCTCCCGCCCAGGCCAACCGCCACGCCTACCACACCCTCAGCGCCGAACTCGACCGCGCTACGGGAAGCGTTCATCACCCCGCCCTGACCGACGACGAGATCACCGACCTGGTCGAAACCGCCGGCTTTTCCATCCAACGCGGCATCAGCTACACTCCACTGTTCGAGGGCGACTACACCGCCCATATTAACCTGCGCCTCAACCGCCTCGAGGAGCGGATCCGCGACGCCGCCCTCGACGACGCCCGGCGCGCCGACTTCCTCCGGTGCCTGACCGAGCTGCGCCGGGCGATCCGCCGTCGCGGAGTACAACCCCAGCCGCAGTTTATCTGCCTGGCACGCTCGGGGTGA